A genomic window from Pyxicephalus adspersus chromosome 2, UCB_Pads_2.0, whole genome shotgun sequence includes:
- the LOC140322493 gene encoding uncharacterized protein, whose product MGSLISKVKICLSAWYPVRARVLLLGLYSSGKTTTLYQLKLREKVTTISTVGFNVETLEPINGVSFTVWDISLNSQTWPFYKHYFANTQGMIFVVDCKDAEKHTDAKQLLHMILGETDMEGVPFIIIANKQDLQDTKKPSDLALDLELDKWTGHAWEIFGCSAISGDGLQEALNSLSVMIKKRGITMS is encoded by the coding sequence ATGGGCAGTCTGATTAGTAAAGTGAAGATATGCCTTTCTGCATGGTATCCTGTGCGGGCTCGTGTTCTTCTGCTTGGCCTTTACAGCTCTGGTAAGACCACCACCCTCTATCAGCTAAAGTTAAGGGAGAAAGTCACCACCATCTCCACTGTTGGATTCAATGTAGAGACCCTGGAGCCTATCAATGGAGTTTCATTCACTGTGTGGGACATTAGCTTGAACTCCCAAACATGGCCTTTCTACAAGCATTATTTTGCTAACACACAAGGAATGATATTTGTGGTGGACTGCAAGGATGCAGAAAAACATACAGATGCCAAACAACTTCTGCATATGATCTTAGGAGAGACCGACATGGAAGGTGTACCATTTATTATAATTGCCAATAAACAAGATCTGCAAGATACGAAAAAACCATCAGATCTGGCACTGGATTTGGAGCTTGATAAGTGGACTGGACATGCCTGGGAAATATTTGGATGTTCTGCCATCTCTGGTGATGGACTACAAGAAGCCCTAAATTCACTCTCTGTTATGATTAAGAAGCGTGGAATTACCATGTCCTAA
- the KIN gene encoding LOW QUALITY PROTEIN: DNA/RNA-binding protein KIN17 (The sequence of the model RefSeq protein was modified relative to this genomic sequence to represent the inferred CDS: inserted 2 bases in 1 codon; substituted 3 bases at 3 genomic stop codons), which produces MGKADFLTPKAIANRIKSKGLQKLRWYCQMCQKQCRDENGFKCHCMSESHQRQLLLASENPQQFMDYFSDEFRTEFLELLRRRFGTKRVHNNIVYNEYISHREHVHMNATQWETLTDFTKWLGRAGIXFFLXIMFVNXNRLTLLRRYKSKFQDLEHFISTTKCPRSPNLIDSQLIQPISWTCRLSCRLSSDNXEEKVVFNLGKTASTSGATSSKSSSLSANALKSTASSGAVKRKDPVQSQAKEKKKKSALDEIMEMEEQKKKTERTDFWLQPDIVVKIVTKRLGEKYYKKKAVVKEVVDRYTAIVKLDSGDKLKLDQTHLETVIPAPGKKVLVLNGGYKGTYGVLDSINEKSFSATIVVDSGPLKGRKVEGLPYEDFSKVA; this is translated from the exons ATGGGCAAGGCGGATTTTCTTACCCCGAAGGCGATCGCCAACCGTATCAAATCGAAGGGTCTGCAGAAGCTGCGATGGTATTGCCAGATGTGTCAGAAACAATGCCGGGACGAG AATGGCTTCAAATGTCACTGCATGTCAGAGTCCCACCAGAGACAGCTGCTCCTCGCCTCAGAGAATCCCCAGCAATTTATGGATTATTTTTCAGA tgAATTCCGTACTGAATTTTTGGAGCTGCTGAGAAGGCGATTTG GTACTAAACGTGTTCACAATAACATTGTTTACAATGAGTACATCAGTCATCGAGAGCATGTACACATGAATGCCACACAATGGGAGACACTGACAGACTTTACAAAATGGCTGGGCagagcaggtat tttttttctctaaatcatGTTTGTTAACTAAAATAGGTTAACATTGTTAAGAAGATACAAATCAAAGTTCCAAGACTTGGAGCACTTCATTTCTACCACTAAATGTCCTCGGTCTCCCAATTTAATTGACAGCCAGCTCATTCAACCCATTTCATGGACATGTAGGCTGTCCTGTAGACTGAGCTCAGACAACT aggaagaaaaag ttGTATTTAATCTCGGCAAAACTGCAAGCACATCAGgagcaacatcttcaaaatccag TTCTCTGTCAGCAAATGCACTGAAATCTACTGCATCATCTGGAGCAGTCAAAAGGAAAGACCCAGTACAGAGTCAAGccaaagagaagaagaagaaatcgGCCCTTGATGAAATAATGGAG atggaagagcagaaaaagaaaacagaaagaacagACTTTTGGTTGCAGCCT GATATTGTTGTAAAAATTGTGACAAAGAGGTTGGGAGAGAAGTATTATAAGAAAAAAGCAGTAGTAAAA GAAGTGGTTGATAGATACACAGCAATTGTGAAACTTGATTCTGGAGATAAACTGAAACTTGACCAGACACATCTAGAAACTGTTATCCCAGCACCAG ggAAGAAAGTATTGGTTTTAAATGGTGGCTACAAGGGAACTTACGGCGTTCTGGATTCTATTAATGAGAAGAGCTTTTCTGCCACTATAGTTGTCGACTCt GGTCCCTTAAAAGGTCGTAAAGTGGAAGGGCTGCCATATGAAGATTTTTCTAAGGTGGCATGA